AATCCAGGCTAGCCCGCTCCGATCAGCGGCAGCGCGCGGATCCGGCGCCCGGTTGCCGCGAAGATCGCGTTGGCGATCGCGGGCGCGATCGGGGGTGTGGCCGGCTCGCCCACGCCGGTCGGGTCCGCGTCGCTGGCGATGATCCGGACCTCGATCTCGGGGATCTCGCCCATGCGCGGGATCGGGTAGTCGTGGAAGTTGCTCTGCTCGACCCGGCCGCCCGCAAGCGAGATGCGGCCGCGAAGCGCGGCGGCGAGCCCGAAGACGATGCTGCCTTCGACCTGCGCGCGGATCGTGCCGGGGCTCAGCGCGCGGCCGCAGTCGATCGCGCAGTAGACCCGGTGGACCGTGGGCAATCCGGCGCCGTCGACGCTCACCTCGGCCACCTCGCAGACCGTGGTGCCCACCATCGCGAACTGGGCGATCCCGAGACTGCGGCCGTCCGACCGCGGCCGGCCCCATCCGGACATCTCCGCGGCAGCCTCGAGCACCGCGCGATCGCGGCCCGGGAGCAGGGCTCGGCGGAACTCGAAAGGATCGCGCGAGGCCGCATGCGCCAACTCGTCGACGAAGCTCTCGATGAAGAACGCGTTCTGCGAGGCGGGCACCGCGCGCCACCAGCCGATCGGAAGCGGGTTCTCGACCAGCGAGCACTCGAGCCGCTGGTGCGCAACGCGGTAGTTCAGCGGCGGAGAGCTTCCCGCGACGATCCAGTCGATGCCCGATCTCGCCACGCTCGGAAGCCGCCACCAGACGACGTCGGGCAGGTAGCCCTCCGGCGCCAGGGGCGAGCCGATCCGCTTCTGGGCGCTCGTGATCGCGCCGCGCAGCCAGCTCGGCAGCTCGCGGTCGGAGGACGGCCCGGCGACGTGCAGAGCGAACGCCTGCGGCGCTCCAGAGCCATCGAGCGCGGCGCGAAGCTGCGCGGCGCAGGCCGGGCGGTAGAAGTCGTGGCGGATGTCGTCCTCGCGCGACCAGATCAGCTTCACCGGCCGCGCGACGTTTCGCGATGCGAGCGCCGCCTGGACCGCGAAGTCCGTCTCCGCGCGGCGACCGAACCCGCCGCCCATCAGCGTCGGGTGGACCGTGACGTTCTCGGGATCGATGTCCAGCGCGCGAGCGACGTCCCGGCGGATCTGCAGGGGCGCCTGCGTCGGCGTCCAGACCTCGCAGGTCCCGGCGCGCGCGCTCGCGGTGCAGCTCATCGGCTCCATCGTCGCGTGCGCCAGATACGGAACCTCGTAGCGCGCCTCGACGATCCGGGTGGCTGCGGCGAAGACCGCCTCGGGGTCGCCGATCGCTCCGGCGACGAGCCCGGGCGTGTCGAGCGCCTCGCCGAGGAGCCGCGAGTACGCGGGCGTGTCGATCACGGCTTCACCGCCCGAGAAGACCGGCGCGAGCGCATCGAGCGCCTTTCGCGCCTGCCAGTAGTGGTCGGCGACGACGGCGAGGCCGTTCGGGATCTCGACGAGCGCGCGCACCCCGCGGGTCGCCAGCGCCGCTTCGCGATCCGCGCTCACGAGCGCGCTGCCCGGCACCGGCGAGAGCGCGGGCGCGGCGTGAAGCATTCCGTCGACCGCGACATCGATGCCGAAGATCGCGCGGCCGAGGACCTTGTCGGGCAGGTCGAGCCGCGGCAGGTCGGTGCCCAGGAGCCGGAACTTCTCGGGCGACTTCAGCTCGACCTGGCTCGGCACCGGCAGCGCCGCCGCCTGCGCGGCGAGCTCTCCGTAGCCGAGCCCGCGCCCCGTGGGCGGGTGGTGGACCCGTCCGTCGCGGGCCACGCACTCCTCGACCGGAAGCGACCAGGCTCGCGCCGCGGAGGTGACGAGCATGGCCCGCGCGGCGGCGCCAGCCGTGCGCAGCGGCAGCCACGACTCGCGAATGCTGGCGCTCGCGCCGGTGAGGACGCTTCGCAGCGCGCCGTCGAAGCAGCGCGCCTCGACGGTCACCTGCTCCCAGGCGACCTCGAGCTCCTCGGCGACGAGTGCGGCGAGCGTGCTGTGCACGCCCTGCCCCATCTCGGCCCGCTCCACCCAGACGCAGACACCTCCGTCTGCAGCGACGCGAAGCCATGGGCCGACGCTCGCCGGATCCGCCACTTCCGCCGCGATCGCGCCCCGGGTCCACGGCGGGCCGCCGATCAGCAGCGCGCCCGCGAATGCGCCGCTCGCCTGCAGGAAGCCGCGCCGGCTCAGGTTCGCGATCGGGTCAGTCGCGCGTCTCATCGCCCGGCTCGTCGCGCGCCGCTTCGCGCGACCGCGCCGCGCGGTGGATCGCGCGGCGGATTCGCGGGTAGGTCCCGCAGCGACACAGATTGGTGATGGATGCGTCGATCTGGGCGTCGCTGGGCGCGGGAGTCGCGCGCAGGAACGAATCCACCGCCATGATCATTCCGGGCTGGCAGTAGCCGCACTGCGGAACCTGCTCGGCGAGCCAGGCGTCGAAGAGCCGCGAATCCCCGCTCTCGGCCAGGCCCTCGATGGTGACGATCTCGCGCGCCGCGACCGCCGAGAGCGGAACCAGACAGGAGCGCACCGCCTCGCCGTCGAGCTGGACCGTGCAGCTTCCGCAGAGGCCGATCCCGCAGCCGAACTTCGTTCCAGTGAGCCCCAGATGATCGCGAATCACCCAGAGCAGCGGCGTGTCACCGGGCAGGTCGACGTCATGGCTTTCGCCGTTGATCCGGAGCACCGCCATCGGCGCGCGAGGGTAGCCATCCGGCGCGTTCGCCGCACCGAAGCGACTGCAGTGAATGCTTGACTTGCCGGAGCCGCCTGCCGATCGAGTCCACAGGACCATTGCCCCCGAAAGTGCTCGGAGAAGGCCTCCGAAGGGCGCATTTTCGACCTTGCACGGAGCCGATTCGGATGAGATCTCCCGCGCCCGCCCGCGTGTTGATCCTCTCCGACC
The sequence above is a segment of the Deltaproteobacteria bacterium genome. Coding sequences within it:
- a CDS encoding (2Fe-2S)-binding protein; this translates as MAVLRINGESHDVDLPGDTPLLWVIRDHLGLTGTKFGCGIGLCGSCTVQLDGEAVRSCLVPLSAVAAREIVTIEGLAESGDSRLFDAWLAEQVPQCGYCQPGMIMAVDSFLRATPAPSDAQIDASITNLCRCGTYPRIRRAIHRAARSREAARDEPGDETRD
- a CDS encoding xanthine dehydrogenase family protein molybdopterin-binding subunit yields the protein MRRATDPIANLSRRGFLQASGAFAGALLIGGPPWTRGAIAAEVADPASVGPWLRVAADGGVCVWVERAEMGQGVHSTLAALVAEELEVAWEQVTVEARCFDGALRSVLTGASASIRESWLPLRTAGAAARAMLVTSAARAWSLPVEECVARDGRVHHPPTGRGLGYGELAAQAAALPVPSQVELKSPEKFRLLGTDLPRLDLPDKVLGRAIFGIDVAVDGMLHAAPALSPVPGSALVSADREAALATRGVRALVEIPNGLAVVADHYWQARKALDALAPVFSGGEAVIDTPAYSRLLGEALDTPGLVAGAIGDPEAVFAAATRIVEARYEVPYLAHATMEPMSCTASARAGTCEVWTPTQAPLQIRRDVARALDIDPENVTVHPTLMGGGFGRRAETDFAVQAALASRNVARPVKLIWSREDDIRHDFYRPACAAQLRAALDGSGAPQAFALHVAGPSSDRELPSWLRGAITSAQKRIGSPLAPEGYLPDVVWWRLPSVARSGIDWIVAGSSPPLNYRVAHQRLECSLVENPLPIGWWRAVPASQNAFFIESFVDELAHAASRDPFEFRRALLPGRDRAVLEAAAEMSGWGRPRSDGRSLGIAQFAMVGTTVCEVAEVSVDGAGLPTVHRVYCAIDCGRALSPGTIRAQVEGSIVFGLAAALRGRISLAGGRVEQSNFHDYPIPRMGEIPEIEVRIIASDADPTGVGEPATPPIAPAIANAIFAATGRRIRALPLIGAG